One part of the Chromatiales bacterium genome encodes these proteins:
- a CDS encoding type II toxin-antitoxin system VapC family toxin: MNLLLDTHLLLWSAGDPARLSGEARGFIEDESNALHFSAASIWEIVIKNGLGRPDFQVDTGVLRRCLLDNGYAELGVTSAHAIAVGRLAPVHRDPFDRMLVAQAETAGVLLLTSDARLGAYSANVRIV, translated from the coding sequence GTGAACCTCCTGCTCGATACCCATCTGCTGCTCTGGTCGGCGGGCGATCCCGCACGGTTGTCGGGCGAAGCGAGGGGCTTCATTGAAGATGAAAGCAATGCCTTGCACTTCAGCGCCGCAAGTATCTGGGAGATCGTGATCAAAAACGGTCTCGGTCGGCCGGACTTTCAGGTCGACACCGGGGTACTGCGCAGATGTCTTCTCGACAATGGCTACGCCGAGCTGGGTGTCACAAGTGCACACGCCATCGCGGTTGGGCGACTCGCGCCTGTCCACCGCGATCCATTTGACCGCATGCTCGTTGCGCAGGCCGAAACCGCGGGCGTGCTGTTGCTGACCAGCGACGCACG
- a CDS encoding type II toxin-antitoxin system prevent-host-death family antitoxin, producing the protein METFNIHDAKTHLSRLVDKAAKGEPFVIAKAGKPLVKVVALDAPTASEQRRTGFLAGQISVPDDFDRMGESEIEDIFNAST; encoded by the coding sequence ATGGAAACCTTCAACATTCACGACGCGAAAACGCACCTTTCACGGCTGGTCGACAAAGCCGCGAAAGGCGAACCGTTCGTGATCGCAAAGGCCGGCAAACCACTTGTGAAGGTGGTGGCGCTCGATGCACCGACGGCCTCGGAGCAACGGAGAACCGGATTCCTGGCGGGGCAGATCTCGGTGCCGGACGACTTCGACCGCATGGGCGAGTCCGAAATAGAAGATATCTTCAACGCTTCCACGTGA
- a CDS encoding enoyl-CoA hydratase/isomerase family protein has protein sequence MNAPQSWFYERFDDGIGRLRFDNPAGPNTLSRARLLELEQRLTEIASDPPRGLIVESGQNDFIVGADVSEFADIPDAPSARAYIEWAQSVLSRIEALSCPSVAVVRGNCLGGGMELALACRYRIACDDARTRLGLPEVLLGIFPGFGGSMRSMRTVGPLAAFDLMLTGRGLRARAAARIGLVDYAVPERQLENTARFLFDQLPRAHRPGWKARVLRSAPLRPLVAALVRRQVSSRAREEHYPAPYRLIEHWRVNAGSESLMLDGEAASVSDLVVTPTARNLVRAFFLQERLKGLGKQTDWRARHVHVIGGGVMGGDIAAWCAMRGLRVSLQDRGAEHLRTAMQRAGSLFAKRLRVDYERTAAWDRLIPDIAGNGVAHADVVIEAIFENAEAKRDLYRALQPKLRPDAVLATNTSSIPLDELNTALDDPTRLVGLHFFNPVAKMQLVEIVAADATNPDVAQRAAAFARQIGKLPLPVKSLPGFLVNRVLTPYLLEAVELANEGLEIEVIDEAALAFGMPMGPVELADTVGLDICLSVTKNLAPFLGFEIPEVLRKKVEAGELGRKTGRGFYQWKGDRPQKSRVRHPAPDDAAQRLVLRYVRETQAALRDGVVADADLADAGMIFGTGFAPFRGGPLRYAGDVGEDTIREQLTDLAARHGERFAPV, from the coding sequence ATGAACGCACCGCAGAGCTGGTTCTACGAACGCTTCGACGACGGCATTGGCCGGCTGCGTTTCGACAACCCCGCGGGGCCGAATACGCTGTCGCGCGCGCGCCTGCTCGAACTCGAACAGCGCCTGACGGAGATCGCCTCCGACCCGCCGCGGGGCCTGATCGTCGAATCGGGCCAGAACGACTTCATCGTCGGTGCCGATGTCTCGGAATTCGCCGACATTCCCGACGCGCCGAGCGCACGCGCCTACATCGAATGGGCACAGTCGGTCCTCTCGCGCATCGAGGCGCTGTCCTGCCCGAGCGTCGCAGTCGTCCGCGGCAACTGCCTCGGCGGCGGAATGGAACTCGCGCTGGCCTGTCGTTATCGCATCGCCTGCGACGACGCGCGCACCCGCCTCGGCCTGCCCGAAGTGCTGCTCGGCATCTTCCCCGGATTCGGCGGGAGCATGCGGTCCATGCGCACGGTCGGTCCCCTCGCGGCGTTCGATCTCATGCTGACCGGTCGCGGCCTGCGTGCACGCGCGGCCGCCCGCATCGGGCTGGTCGACTACGCCGTACCGGAACGACAGCTGGAAAATACCGCGCGCTTCCTTTTCGATCAGCTTCCGCGCGCGCATCGGCCCGGCTGGAAGGCGCGCGTACTGCGCAGCGCCCCGCTGCGCCCGCTCGTCGCCGCGCTGGTGCGCCGGCAGGTTTCCTCGCGTGCACGCGAGGAACACTATCCCGCGCCCTACCGGCTGATCGAACACTGGCGCGTGAACGCCGGCAGCGAATCGTTGATGCTCGATGGCGAAGCCGCGAGCGTATCCGATCTCGTCGTCACCCCCACGGCGCGCAACCTCGTGCGCGCGTTCTTCCTGCAGGAACGACTGAAAGGCCTCGGCAAACAGACCGACTGGCGCGCACGGCATGTGCATGTGATCGGCGGCGGCGTCATGGGTGGCGATATCGCCGCGTGGTGCGCGATGCGCGGACTGCGCGTAAGCCTTCAGGACCGTGGCGCCGAGCATCTCCGCACCGCGATGCAGCGCGCCGGGAGCCTGTTTGCGAAACGCCTGCGCGTGGATTACGAGCGCACCGCGGCCTGGGACCGGCTGATTCCGGACATCGCCGGCAACGGCGTTGCGCATGCCGATGTCGTGATCGAGGCGATCTTCGAGAACGCCGAGGCGAAGCGCGATCTGTACCGCGCACTGCAACCGAAACTGCGACCGGATGCCGTGCTTGCCACGAACACCTCGAGCATTCCGCTCGACGAACTGAACACGGCGCTCGACGACCCCACACGTCTCGTCGGTCTGCACTTCTTCAACCCAGTCGCGAAGATGCAACTGGTCGAGATCGTCGCGGCCGACGCAACGAACCCCGATGTCGCGCAACGCGCAGCAGCGTTCGCCCGGCAGATCGGCAAGCTGCCGCTGCCGGTGAAAAGTCTGCCGGGTTTCCTGGTCAACCGCGTGCTGACGCCGTATCTGCTCGAGGCCGTGGAACTCGCCAACGAGGGGCTGGAGATCGAGGTGATCGACGAGGCCGCGCTCGCCTTCGGCATGCCCATGGGGCCGGTGGAACTCGCCGATACCGTCGGGCTGGACATCTGCCTGTCGGTCACGAAAAACCTCGCGCCGTTTCTGGGCTTCGAGATTCCCGAAGTGCTGAGGAAAAAGGTCGAGGCCGGCGAGCTCGGCCGCAAGACCGGGCGTGGTTTTTATCAGTGGAAGGGCGACCGGCCGCAGAAGTCGCGCGTGCGACATCCGGCACCCGACGATGCCGCGCAACGCCTGGTGCTGCGCTACGTGCGCGAGACCCAGGCCGCGCTGCGCGACGGGGTGGTTGCCGACGCCGACCTCGCCGATGCCGGCATGATCTTCGGCACCGGATTCGCGCCGTTTCGCGGCGGCCCGCTGCGCTACGCAGGTGACGTCGGCGAGGACACGATCCGCGAGCAGCTCACGGACCTCGCCGCCCGCCACGGCGAACGCTTCGCGCCCGTGTGA